In Desulfovibrio inopinatus DSM 10711, a genomic segment contains:
- a CDS encoding YajQ family cyclic di-GMP-binding protein, translated as MPSFDVVSRVDLQEIDNAVNNSLKEIASRFDFRGSKTELTFDKKNVVLHVSTESDMRLKAVRDMLIGHCVKRKVDVRALDFGDPKPGAGQSVKQDIKVKEGIDKDTAKKIVKLIKDSKLKVQSSIQDDQVRVTGKKIDDLQSVITLLKGQELDVALQFVNMKS; from the coding sequence ATGCCGTCGTTTGATGTGGTCAGCCGTGTTGATCTGCAAGAGATCGATAATGCCGTGAATAATAGCTTGAAAGAAATTGCAAGCCGTTTTGATTTTCGTGGATCAAAGACTGAATTGACGTTTGATAAAAAGAATGTGGTTCTTCACGTGTCCACAGAATCAGATATGCGGTTGAAGGCCGTACGCGACATGCTGATTGGACATTGTGTCAAACGGAAGGTTGATGTACGCGCCCTTGATTTCGGTGACCCCAAACCAGGTGCAGGCCAGTCGGTCAAGCAGGATATCAAAGTCAAAGAAGGGATTGATAAAGATACAGCGAAAAAGATCGTCAAGTTGATTAAAGATTCCAAACTTAAAGTCCAGTCTTCCATTCAGGATGATCAAGTTCGTGTGACGGGCAAGAAGATTGATGACCTGCAGTCCGTCATTACGCTGCTCAAAGGCCAAGAACTCGACGTCGCCCTTCAGTTTGTCAACATGAAAAGCTAG
- a CDS encoding PAS domain S-box protein, with protein sequence MNLRDLMDMEKINELLVSLYDVFNIPCGLLDNDGVWIAKLGWMDICAKFHRANFFSEKNCRESDDYIESQFERKEYVMYTCKNGLTDVAFPVLVDSEKVATFFIGQFLLEPPDRDMFRDQARTFGFDEASYLEALECVRILSHDDVLKIMLLFKRLLALVMDMGQEIVSRQQAEKVTAWTQSRHSALYESMIDGYFMADLNAVLVECNSAFADMLGYSSQELIGSALSDFLSVKDIACERDHIMPELMRRGYTDLIECEYIRRDGDRLSVELRYTLERGEDDVPLRYFAVVRDITERKARERALEELNRTLEEKVARRAEELKLTERLFHLVAENMDQVFWLTDPSQPWRVLYVSPSVEKVWRLPVADFYNDLQKCFHRVHPDDRQRFAEALERFIENRSTLDIEYRLVLDDGDIVWIWDRGQGIVEDDGRVFLAGIAGDITLRKNAETALALQKDNFNQLMESVPAFLSLKRRDFTIAYANEHFRALFGEDLSKPCYTSMACFSAPCPDCQAMKVFSTGEPTVWEWQGNKDQYYQIYDCPFTSVEGEELVLEMGIDISDRKRAERAQQESEERYRRLIEGSPDIVYAFSETRDGFYVSDRVQDILGYPASYFIKDPFAWIDSIHPDDKVMLQAAIDSLSDTKKFEIEYRIRDVRGGWHWFLDRFIGVRDATTDLMIVEGIATDITTRKTAELQLRSSQANLRALLENTDDLIWSMNTSVELLTFNPAFVLYFVENFGRIPVIGNTLEDLLPGPLASQWRQRMKRGLAGERFCESVTVAGNRRLEVTVNPITVEGGVRGVSTFGKDITEIQRSRDELEAIFSSSQVGIVLLRSGRYLAKANARLAEIFGYSDPESMIGLDMRSLHLSEKSYEKFGEMCYFSLVLGEINQLEYRFRRRDGSVFWCSLSGKIMDENYPPNFDDGVLWVVDDISRRKEVEFAIKRMTRDLRTAKEQAESAAQAKSDFLANMSHEIRTPMNAIVGFTHLALQTELTSKQRDYLAKVNGSALSLLQVIDDILDFSKIDAGQLTLESIGFTLEDIQENVVTILAERAKSKGLAFHFQYACDSRKIYYGDPLRLSQVLINLVSNAIKFTDQGHVWVKIGCSEGSSDYATLRFTVEDTGIGLSEGQKRNVFEAFSQADSSITRKYGGTGLGLSISASLAKMMGGELWADSVPGGGSTFGFTVQCKVDKQAHHPNDERSFIVQRVLVVEPKTIVQQIVKEILDDAGVRTIDIVPCAGDALRRISTTSQEMIPQYDAVIIDAALPDMDSIDMALTLRSLFQYTYLKTVILVDYGDDLIMELAHRREFSNVVTTPIKPSLLVNALVHDDAVKLLDEYTSSSSVSTPSTSLNHMQLDGTALLVEDNPLNQQVAREVLERFGLEVYVASTGREALNALEIRRFDIVFMDIQMPGMDGFEVTQRIREMPGLAGLPVIAMTAHALKEERERCFEVGMNDHIAKPIDLNMLFDILQTWLPDTVGMPVTGPSALESQSWDTTFSRLEGVDLGTAKTFFFGEEALFVSALKNFALHYDEVAAELHSCKQASDLQELARKVHSLKGAAGSIQAIPLLHALNELETLLQSDAFEDMQLESALDKVEACLSLLIKAIALLP encoded by the coding sequence GTGAATTTGCGTGACCTTATGGATATGGAAAAGATAAATGAGTTACTCGTTTCGCTTTATGATGTTTTTAATATACCATGTGGTCTTCTTGATAATGATGGCGTGTGGATTGCAAAATTGGGATGGATGGATATCTGTGCAAAATTTCATCGTGCGAATTTTTTTTCTGAGAAAAACTGTAGAGAAAGTGATGATTATATCGAGAGCCAGTTTGAGAGAAAAGAATATGTGATGTACACGTGTAAGAATGGTCTTACAGATGTGGCTTTTCCTGTTCTCGTCGATAGTGAAAAAGTCGCGACATTCTTTATAGGTCAGTTTTTACTAGAACCACCAGATAGGGATATGTTTCGAGACCAGGCGAGAACCTTTGGTTTTGATGAAGCTTCCTACCTTGAGGCCCTCGAATGCGTTCGCATTTTGTCACATGACGATGTTTTGAAAATCATGCTGCTTTTTAAACGCCTGCTCGCGCTCGTCATGGATATGGGACAAGAAATTGTCAGTCGACAGCAGGCGGAAAAAGTGACGGCGTGGACGCAATCGCGGCATAGCGCGCTCTACGAAAGTATGATTGATGGGTATTTCATGGCGGATTTGAATGCGGTGTTGGTAGAATGTAATTCTGCATTTGCTGATATGCTGGGGTATTCGTCTCAAGAGCTCATTGGGAGTGCATTGTCTGATTTTCTTTCAGTAAAAGACATTGCATGTGAGCGTGACCATATTATGCCCGAATTGATGCGTCGCGGATACACTGATCTCATCGAATGCGAATACATCCGACGTGATGGAGATCGACTTTCTGTGGAGTTACGATACACGTTGGAGCGCGGTGAGGATGATGTTCCTTTAAGGTATTTTGCCGTGGTGCGCGATATTACAGAGCGAAAAGCGCGTGAACGGGCATTGGAGGAACTGAACCGTACGTTGGAAGAAAAGGTGGCACGTCGGGCAGAAGAATTGAAACTAACAGAACGGCTGTTTCATTTGGTTGCCGAGAATATGGATCAGGTCTTTTGGCTGACCGATCCGAGCCAGCCTTGGCGTGTTCTCTACGTCAGCCCGAGTGTCGAAAAAGTGTGGCGTCTCCCTGTTGCTGATTTTTACAACGATTTGCAGAAGTGTTTTCACAGGGTTCACCCAGATGACCGCCAACGATTTGCAGAAGCGCTTGAACGATTTATCGAGAATCGGTCAACATTGGATATAGAGTACAGGCTTGTCTTGGATGATGGTGACATCGTCTGGATATGGGACCGCGGCCAAGGGATTGTTGAGGACGATGGACGTGTTTTTCTGGCTGGAATAGCGGGCGACATCACTTTACGCAAAAATGCCGAGACGGCTCTCGCTCTACAAAAAGACAATTTTAATCAATTAATGGAAAGTGTTCCCGCGTTTCTGTCTTTAAAGCGACGAGATTTTACTATTGCCTATGCGAACGAACACTTTCGTGCTTTGTTCGGAGAGGATCTCTCAAAACCGTGTTACACATCCATGGCGTGTTTCTCGGCACCGTGTCCTGATTGCCAAGCAATGAAAGTTTTCTCGACCGGAGAACCGACGGTATGGGAGTGGCAGGGGAATAAGGACCAATATTATCAGATTTATGACTGTCCGTTTACCTCCGTTGAAGGGGAAGAGCTTGTTTTGGAAATGGGTATTGATATTTCGGACCGGAAACGGGCCGAACGAGCCCAGCAAGAGAGTGAAGAGCGGTATCGTCGACTGATAGAAGGTTCTCCAGATATTGTGTATGCGTTTTCTGAAACGCGTGATGGGTTTTATGTTTCAGACCGTGTACAGGATATTTTAGGATATCCGGCAAGTTATTTTATTAAGGATCCTTTTGCCTGGATTGATTCCATTCACCCGGATGACAAAGTCATGTTGCAGGCTGCAATAGACTCGCTGTCTGATACGAAAAAGTTTGAAATTGAATACCGCATTCGCGATGTACGAGGAGGATGGCATTGGTTCCTTGACCGCTTTATTGGGGTACGTGATGCGACAACGGATTTGATGATTGTTGAAGGTATTGCAACAGATATTACAACAAGAAAAACGGCGGAGTTGCAACTGCGCTCCTCACAGGCAAATCTTCGCGCTTTGCTCGAGAACACGGATGATCTCATCTGGTCCATGAATACATCGGTTGAGCTGCTGACATTTAATCCAGCCTTTGTCTTGTACTTTGTGGAAAATTTTGGTCGCATTCCTGTCATCGGCAATACCCTTGAAGACTTGTTACCGGGACCATTAGCATCGCAATGGCGTCAGCGTATGAAGAGGGGATTGGCTGGAGAGCGGTTCTGCGAAAGTGTTACCGTTGCCGGGAATCGACGACTTGAAGTTACGGTCAATCCAATCACGGTTGAAGGGGGTGTTCGCGGCGTTTCGACCTTTGGCAAAGATATCACGGAGATTCAACGATCCCGGGATGAATTGGAAGCGATCTTTTCAAGTAGCCAAGTCGGCATCGTCTTGCTGAGAAGTGGGCGATATTTGGCGAAGGCCAATGCACGGTTAGCAGAGATTTTTGGCTATTCCGATCCGGAGTCCATGATTGGACTCGATATGCGATCCTTGCATTTAAGTGAGAAGTCATACGAGAAATTTGGGGAAATGTGTTATTTCAGTCTCGTATTGGGTGAAATTAACCAGCTTGAATATCGTTTTCGTCGACGCGACGGCTCCGTATTTTGGTGTTCATTGTCGGGTAAAATCATGGATGAAAATTATCCTCCCAATTTCGACGACGGGGTCTTGTGGGTCGTGGACGACATTTCTCGACGAAAAGAAGTCGAGTTTGCTATCAAAAGAATGACTCGTGATTTACGTACGGCCAAAGAACAAGCTGAATCGGCGGCTCAAGCCAAAAGCGATTTTCTGGCCAATATGAGCCATGAAATTCGCACGCCTATGAATGCCATTGTAGGATTCACTCACCTTGCCTTGCAAACCGAGCTGACATCCAAACAGCGCGACTACCTCGCGAAAGTAAATGGTTCGGCATTATCGCTTTTGCAGGTTATTGACGACATCCTCGATTTCTCCAAAATTGATGCTGGACAACTGACCCTTGAGTCTATCGGGTTTACCCTGGAAGATATTCAGGAGAACGTGGTCACAATTTTGGCGGAACGAGCAAAAAGCAAGGGACTTGCATTTCATTTCCAATACGCCTGTGATTCACGAAAGATATATTACGGCGATCCTCTTCGTTTGAGTCAAGTGCTTATCAATCTCGTGAGTAATGCCATTAAATTCACTGACCAGGGACATGTTTGGGTGAAGATTGGATGTTCTGAAGGCTCTTCAGATTATGCCACCTTGCGGTTTACCGTGGAAGATACGGGAATCGGCTTGTCAGAAGGGCAAAAACGTAATGTTTTCGAAGCATTTTCTCAGGCTGATTCGTCGATAACGCGGAAATACGGTGGAACCGGCTTGGGGTTGAGCATCAGTGCATCCCTCGCCAAGATGATGGGAGGAGAGTTGTGGGCGGACAGTGTTCCGGGCGGAGGAAGTACTTTCGGTTTTACGGTGCAGTGTAAAGTGGACAAACAAGCGCATCATCCGAATGATGAGAGATCATTCATTGTTCAGCGCGTACTCGTTGTTGAGCCGAAAACGATTGTTCAGCAGATTGTGAAGGAGATTTTGGACGATGCAGGAGTTCGGACCATTGATATCGTCCCATGCGCAGGAGATGCACTCCGTCGTATATCTACGACGTCTCAAGAAATGATTCCTCAATACGATGCCGTGATTATTGATGCGGCTTTGCCTGATATGGATAGTATTGACATGGCTCTGACGTTACGCAGCCTCTTTCAATATACCTATCTGAAAACTGTCATCCTCGTAGACTATGGGGATGATCTTATTATGGAGCTCGCTCACCGACGTGAATTTTCCAATGTTGTTACCACGCCGATAAAACCTTCACTTCTTGTCAACGCTCTTGTACATGACGATGCTGTAAAGCTTCTTGATGAATATACATCTTCATCTTCGGTTTCAACTCCTTCAACATCGTTGAATCATATGCAACTCGATGGAACAGCGCTACTTGTTGAAGACAACCCTCTCAATCAACAAGTGGCCAGAGAAGTCTTGGAACGATTCGGACTTGAGGTCTATGTTGCGTCAACAGGGCGAGAGGCGTTGAATGCGTTGGAAATACGTCGATTCGATATAGTTTTTATGGATATTCAGATGCCGGGCATGGATGGATTTGAAGTGACGCAACGCATTCGGGAGATGCCCGGCCTGGCTGGGCTTCCTGTTATTGCCATGACTGCCCATGCACTGAAAGAAGAACGGGAACGATGCTTTGAAGTGGGCATGAATGATCACATTGCCAAGCCGATTGATCTGAATATGTTGTTTGATATTTTGCAAACGTGGCTTCCCGATACAGTCGGCATGCCAGTTACAGGGCCGTCTGCCCTGGAAAGTCAATCATGGGACACCACGTTTTCCAGGCTGGAAGGCGTCGATCTTGGGACTGCCAAGACTTTCTTCTTTGGAGAAGAAGCGCTGTTCGTCTCCGCGTTGAAAAACTTTGCACTCCACTATGACGAGGTGGCAGCAGAGTTGCATTCTTGCAAACAAGCATCTGATTTACAGGAGTTGGCGCGAAAAGTTCACTCGCTCAAGGGGGCTGCGGGAAGTATCCAAGCCATTCCCTTGCTTCATGCGTTGAATGAGCTGGAGACATTGCTCCAAAGCGATGCCTTTGAGGACATGCAACTTGAATCAGCCCTTGATAAAGTTGAAGCGTGTTTGTCCCTCTTGATCAAGGCAATTGCTTTGCTGCCATAG
- a CDS encoding YkgJ family cysteine cluster protein, whose protein sequence is MPEYTPSACRRCGTCCRQGGPALHHEDKPLIECNVIEVMNIITLRRGETVRDDPTGTLITLDEEVLRLSLPDGSGCPYLQTTPLACTIHGSHPLECRVLSCTDPRALMDIYTTNRLQRVDLLGEESELIAAARYHDETFPAKHILDIARRIAKEIKHGMPKDCRQDIETLTDIASRERAFRMTLLEHTQIPSTHLPFLLGRSIPTLVTPLGLKLS, encoded by the coding sequence ATGCCAGAATATACACCATCAGCATGCCGGCGATGTGGCACGTGCTGCCGCCAGGGTGGCCCGGCATTACACCACGAGGACAAGCCCCTTATCGAGTGTAATGTTATTGAGGTTATGAACATTATAACGTTGCGACGCGGAGAGACTGTACGCGACGACCCGACCGGAACGCTTATCACACTTGATGAAGAAGTGCTACGCCTGAGCTTGCCGGACGGCTCAGGGTGTCCGTATTTACAGACGACTCCTCTTGCCTGCACCATCCATGGCTCACACCCATTGGAGTGCCGCGTCCTTTCCTGCACAGATCCTCGGGCACTCATGGACATCTATACAACAAATCGATTGCAGCGCGTTGACCTTCTGGGCGAAGAGTCGGAACTGATTGCTGCTGCACGCTATCATGACGAAACATTCCCAGCCAAGCACATTCTGGACATAGCCCGACGCATTGCGAAAGAAATCAAGCACGGCATGCCAAAAGATTGCCGCCAGGACATCGAAACATTAACAGACATTGCCTCTCGGGAACGCGCCTTCCGCATGACGCTCCTTGAACATACACAAATTCCTTCAACCCACCTGCCCTTCCTCCTCGGACGCTCAATCCCCACCCTCGTCACCCCACTCGGCCTCAAGCTCTCGTAA
- a CDS encoding malate synthase G: MTAFVSIAGLEIDPVLYAFLVDEALPGTGVSADTFFSGLAKSLSELGPRNAALLARRDELQRLLDTWHKAHRGDTFDMKAYEAFLHEIGYIVPEGGPFSITTDNVDPEIASIAGPQLVVPLSNARYAVNAVNARWRSLYDALYGSDVIAETDGAEKTTGYNPVRGAKVVAYAASVLDIIAPLNTGSHADVYAYTLAESAGRKALIATLSDATVTGLRDPDAFVGYNGDRELSSILLRHHGLHARIIIDKNAPVGASHPAGVNDVLLEAAVTTIADAEDSVAAVDAADKTLIYRNWLGLMRGDLQAEFTKSGAEHTRVPAQDIAYTDPNGTAQTLPGRSLLLVRNVGLHMMTDAVRQNNKPVFEGIVDAFVTSLACLHDLKELGVARNTRTGSMYIVKPKQHGPDEVAFTVDLFSHVESVLGLPDKTIKIGVMDEERRTTINLKECIRAAQDRLIFINTGFLDRTGDEIHSIMEAGPVVRKADMKSAAWMLGYEDWNVDIGLGCGLSGRAQIGKGMWAKPDSMAEMVDTKIAHPQSGANCAWAPSPTAAVLHAIHYHQVDVFARQAELTGTPRATRETLLRLAVLSDLPDAAARTEELRSNIQSILGYVVRWVEHGIGCSKVPDLDDVGLMEDRATLRIASQLLANWLHHDLVSHEEVEDVLKEMAVIVDRQNENDPTYVPMTSDFAKNQAFQAARALIFEGRAQPNGYTEFVLHAFRRDWKAGALAS; this comes from the coding sequence ATGACCGCCTTTGTTTCCATTGCCGGTTTGGAAATCGACCCGGTTCTCTATGCCTTTTTAGTCGATGAGGCACTTCCGGGCACAGGTGTTTCTGCTGACACCTTTTTCAGCGGCCTCGCGAAGAGTCTTTCCGAGCTCGGACCGCGCAATGCCGCGTTGCTTGCTCGGCGAGATGAATTGCAACGCCTTCTCGACACGTGGCATAAAGCACACCGTGGTGACACGTTCGACATGAAAGCTTACGAGGCTTTCCTGCACGAAATCGGGTATATTGTGCCCGAAGGAGGTCCCTTTTCCATCACCACCGACAATGTGGACCCGGAAATTGCCTCCATCGCCGGACCACAACTTGTTGTACCGCTGTCCAATGCCCGCTATGCGGTCAATGCCGTTAATGCACGTTGGCGTAGCCTCTATGATGCCCTGTATGGCTCCGATGTTATCGCAGAAACCGATGGTGCAGAAAAAACAACCGGATATAATCCGGTTCGTGGGGCCAAAGTAGTGGCCTATGCCGCATCCGTCCTCGATATCATCGCGCCGTTGAACACCGGGAGCCACGCGGATGTGTATGCTTATACCCTCGCCGAATCTGCCGGAAGAAAGGCGCTCATCGCAACTCTCAGCGATGCAACGGTTACCGGGCTTCGTGATCCCGATGCCTTTGTCGGCTACAATGGCGATAGGGAACTAAGCAGTATACTCCTTCGTCATCACGGATTACATGCGCGCATTATCATCGATAAAAACGCTCCTGTTGGCGCGTCTCACCCCGCCGGAGTCAACGACGTTCTTCTTGAGGCTGCTGTTACCACCATCGCCGATGCGGAAGATTCCGTCGCTGCCGTTGATGCAGCCGATAAAACGTTGATCTATCGAAATTGGCTTGGTCTCATGCGTGGCGATCTTCAGGCCGAATTTACGAAAAGCGGCGCGGAGCACACACGCGTACCAGCCCAGGATATCGCCTACACCGATCCGAATGGCACGGCGCAAACACTTCCAGGACGGAGTCTTCTTCTTGTCCGCAATGTCGGCCTGCACATGATGACCGATGCAGTTCGACAAAACAACAAGCCCGTTTTCGAAGGCATTGTCGACGCTTTTGTCACCAGCCTTGCATGCCTCCATGACCTGAAAGAACTTGGTGTGGCGCGCAATACCCGGACAGGCAGTATGTATATCGTGAAGCCCAAGCAGCATGGTCCGGATGAAGTTGCATTTACTGTCGACCTCTTCAGCCACGTGGAATCTGTCCTCGGACTTCCAGATAAAACGATAAAAATCGGCGTGATGGATGAAGAACGCCGCACAACCATCAATCTCAAAGAATGCATCAGAGCCGCCCAGGACCGTCTCATTTTTATCAATACCGGTTTCCTCGACCGCACCGGTGACGAAATACACAGTATTATGGAGGCGGGTCCGGTCGTGCGGAAAGCCGACATGAAGTCCGCCGCATGGATGCTCGGATACGAAGATTGGAATGTGGACATAGGGCTGGGCTGCGGCTTATCCGGCCGTGCCCAAATCGGGAAAGGCATGTGGGCCAAACCGGATAGTATGGCCGAGATGGTGGACACCAAAATCGCCCACCCGCAATCCGGCGCCAACTGCGCCTGGGCTCCATCGCCTACCGCCGCCGTATTACATGCGATTCACTACCATCAGGTCGATGTTTTTGCACGACAGGCTGAACTCACCGGTACACCACGCGCCACACGTGAAACGCTTCTTCGTTTGGCGGTGTTATCCGACCTCCCTGATGCAGCCGCTCGTACCGAAGAACTCCGTTCCAATATCCAAAGCATTCTCGGCTATGTCGTCCGTTGGGTGGAACATGGCATCGGGTGTTCCAAGGTACCTGATCTCGATGACGTCGGCCTCATGGAAGACCGGGCAACACTTCGTATTGCCAGTCAATTGCTGGCGAATTGGCTCCATCATGACTTGGTCTCGCATGAAGAAGTAGAAGACGTGCTCAAAGAAATGGCTGTGATTGTAGACAGACAAAATGAAAATGACCCAACGTATGTTCCCATGACATCAGATTTTGCAAAGAACCAAGCTTTTCAAGCAGCTCGGGCACTGATCTTCGAAGGCCGAGCGCAGCCAAATGGATACACGGAATTTGTGCTGCATGCATTTCGTCGCGATTGGAAAGCTGGAGCGCTTGCATCATAA
- a CDS encoding transposase, producing the protein MPRTARFTLEDRPAVYHVMSHTALDGFPFGDVEKEFFLTCLTRFSSFYFAEVLGFCIMGNHFHLLVRMFPSSTMHDDDVAARLRRRYGDDVAITPATLKHYRQKWSSLSEFMRELKQTFSRYYNKKHQRRGYLWAERFKSVLVEDGRTLINCLAYIDLNPIRAALVARPEEYRWSSIGYHFQTGNRGNLLSCDFGMAEWDEDDLTARLRNYRQFLYEAGTLDSAKGKTLDNAIVEEARSHDFVYTRTERFLSRTRWFTDSSIIGSKAFVAACIRKLPLPAQRQRNPQKIDGLDMYSLKRLSESS; encoded by the coding sequence ATGCCACGAACCGCCCGCTTTACCCTTGAGGACAGACCGGCAGTTTATCATGTCATGTCACACACGGCCTTAGACGGTTTCCCATTTGGCGATGTGGAAAAGGAATTCTTTCTCACCTGTCTCACTCGTTTCTCGTCATTCTATTTCGCGGAAGTTCTTGGCTTCTGTATCATGGGAAACCATTTTCATCTTCTTGTTCGAATGTTCCCCTCTTCCACGATGCACGACGACGATGTTGCAGCTCGGCTCCGACGTCGATACGGCGATGATGTTGCCATCACTCCGGCAACCCTTAAGCATTACCGACAAAAATGGTCGAGCTTGTCAGAATTCATGCGAGAGCTGAAACAAACTTTTTCTCGGTATTATAACAAAAAACACCAGCGACGAGGCTACCTTTGGGCCGAACGATTCAAAAGCGTTCTCGTTGAAGATGGCCGCACGCTCATCAATTGTCTTGCCTATATTGATCTGAACCCAATTCGTGCGGCTCTGGTGGCACGCCCAGAAGAGTACCGCTGGTCATCGATTGGGTATCATTTCCAGACCGGTAATCGTGGCAACCTCCTGAGTTGTGATTTCGGTATGGCCGAATGGGATGAAGATGATCTCACTGCTCGCCTGCGTAATTATCGACAATTCCTTTATGAGGCCGGTACCTTGGACTCTGCCAAAGGAAAAACTCTCGATAACGCCATCGTGGAAGAAGCTCGATCGCACGACTTTGTTTACACCCGTACAGAACGCTTCTTGTCACGTACACGATGGTTTACCGATAGCAGCATCATAGGCTCCAAAGCATTCGTCGCCGCGTGTATACGGAAACTTCCTCTCCCCGCTCAGCGACAACGTAACCCCCAAAAAATTGATGGGCTTGATATGTACTCACTGAAACGCCTCTCTGAATCGTCGTAG
- a CDS encoding ABC transporter substrate-binding protein, translated as MFCIFYEKSIYWALLSAFVAILGWTSPALAEDRALILAIGGENPEGYDPILGWGSYGNPLFQSTLFKRDVNLNIVPDLATSRTLSSDRTQWIVTIRDDVVFSDGTPLTAQDVAFTYNTALKAGGKLDLTPLIHAKATDDTTVVFTLSRPDITFLQHFTTLGIVPQKQYGQDYGRHPIGSGPYTLVRWDEGQQMVAEANPQYYGEEPGIKRLVFLFSDEDTALAAARAGQVHVLGVPSSLARQTIPGMKLHVVKSVDNRGLMFPMIADTGQTTPRGLPIGNTVTADPAIRQAVNYAIDRAALVEGVLDGFGRPAWGVVDDLPWDNPDIRFTDNNPQKAKILLEKADWIDTDGDGVREKDGRKAEFIIAYNAKDSLRQGLALAVSDMLAPVGIHAIPQGVSWDKIKNELTHANVVVYGFGDHSPLEMDKLYRTAGPEPMYWNAGFYSNPVVDKYLDEARAASSFNDAIPFWKKAQWDGQTGFTVPGDAAWAWLVNLDHTYFVSDCLDVGKSRMEPHGHGWPITSNIATWRWTCP; from the coding sequence ATGTTTTGTATTTTTTATGAAAAAAGTATTTATTGGGCTCTTCTCTCTGCATTTGTTGCTATACTGGGCTGGACATCTCCTGCACTTGCCGAAGATCGTGCACTCATCCTCGCCATCGGTGGTGAGAACCCGGAAGGATACGATCCAATCCTTGGCTGGGGGAGTTACGGCAATCCATTGTTTCAAAGCACCTTGTTCAAACGCGACGTCAATCTCAATATTGTCCCTGACCTTGCAACGAGTCGAACGCTGTCTTCAGACCGCACGCAATGGATTGTCACGATACGCGATGATGTTGTTTTTTCAGACGGAACCCCCCTCACAGCGCAAGACGTCGCATTCACATACAATACGGCTCTTAAAGCAGGCGGCAAGCTCGACCTGACCCCGTTGATTCACGCCAAAGCCACCGATGACACCACCGTCGTCTTCACCTTGTCACGGCCCGATATCACCTTTCTTCAGCACTTCACCACGTTAGGAATTGTGCCCCAGAAACAATATGGCCAGGATTATGGACGCCACCCCATCGGTTCAGGACCATACACGCTCGTTCGTTGGGATGAAGGTCAACAGATGGTGGCCGAAGCCAACCCACAGTATTACGGCGAAGAGCCTGGAATCAAACGCCTCGTATTTCTCTTTTCCGATGAAGATACGGCACTAGCCGCAGCTCGTGCCGGTCAGGTTCATGTCCTTGGTGTTCCCTCCAGCCTGGCCCGGCAAACCATTCCCGGCATGAAGCTTCATGTCGTCAAAAGCGTGGATAATCGTGGTTTGATGTTCCCCATGATCGCCGATACCGGACAAACCACCCCCCGCGGGCTCCCTATTGGCAACACCGTCACCGCCGATCCCGCCATTCGCCAAGCCGTCAATTATGCCATTGATCGTGCAGCGCTTGTCGAAGGTGTTCTTGATGGTTTCGGCCGACCCGCCTGGGGTGTTGTCGACGATCTTCCTTGGGATAATCCCGATATCCGTTTCACGGACAATAATCCGCAAAAAGCTAAGATTCTTCTTGAAAAAGCGGACTGGATAGATACGGATGGCGACGGTGTGCGAGAAAAAGACGGTCGCAAAGCCGAATTTATCATTGCATACAATGCCAAAGACAGCTTGCGGCAAGGATTGGCTTTGGCTGTCTCCGACATGCTTGCGCCGGTCGGTATTCATGCCATTCCTCAAGGTGTGAGTTGGGACAAAATCAAAAACGAACTGACGCATGCCAATGTCGTCGTCTACGGTTTTGGCGATCACAGCCCGCTTGAAATGGATAAGCTCTACCGCACTGCCGGCCCAGAGCCCATGTACTGGAACGCCGGATTCTATTCTAATCCTGTTGTCGACAAGTACCTTGATGAGGCACGCGCCGCTTCATCGTTTAATGATGCCATTCCATTTTGGAAAAAAGCGCAATGGGATGGACAAACCGGCTTTACCGTACCCGGCGATGCCGCTTGGGCATGGCTCGTCAATCTTGATCACACGTATTTTGTCAGCGACTGCCTCGATGTGGGAAAATCTCGCATGGAACCTCACGGGCATGGCTGGCCTATTACCTCCAATATTGCGACATGGCGTTGGACGTGTCCATAA